Below is a genomic region from Flammeovirgaceae bacterium SG7u.111.
TGCCTTTTGTAGAGATTTTTTCTTTGATGGATAAAATCTTGTTGAACTATATATTTCAGTCAGTAGTATTGGTCTTTTTTCTTAGCTGGTTGGTTGTAGGAGTTTATTCTTGGGCAAAAGGACAGACGAATGCTCGGTTTTATGTGCTGGCATGGGTAGCGCTTATTGCTAGTGTGTTTATTTTTGTATTGGCAATTAATGGCTTTCTGCCTCTTAATGTGTTTACCAAAAATGTAGGTTATATTGGAATTAGTGCCGAAGCATTACTTTTTTCGCTTGCCCTAGGCGATAGATTCAATTCGCTCAAGAAGGTCAACGAGCAAGTTCAAGCAGAGAATCTAAAGTTGGTTAGTGAACAAAATACAACCCTTGAGCGGAAAGTAATTGAAAGAACCCGAGAGATTCAAATTGCCAACGATGAGCTGCAAGCAAACCAAGAAGAGTTGCAGGCGCAGCAAGAGGAATTGCAGGCACAGCAGGAAGAGTTGTCGTCTCAGAATGAAGAGCTGCTTTCTACCTTAGAACAACTTAAGATAGCGCAATCACAACTAGTCCAGTCCGAGAAAATGGCTTCTTTGGGTTTGCTGACCGCAGGTCTAGCACATGAGATAAATAACCCGATCAACTTTATAAAATCGGGAATAACAGGGCTCCAAGGATTGATAGAGCAGTTTTCCTATTTTTCAGAACTATATAAGGACATTAAACCTGAAAATGTAAAGGAGAGTTTGGATAAGATTGCGTCCTTAAAAGAGGAACTGAAGTTTGATGAGATGATGGGCAAAGCGATGCGCATCACGAGGCATATAGATACGGGGGCAAACCGTACGGCGGAGATAGTGAAGGGCTTACGCTCGTATAGCCGATCCAATAGTATTGAATATGCTCCGTACAATGTGATAGATGGAATAAATGATAACCTTCTTTTGCTCAACCATCTACTTGGTGCGCATATAGAAATTTTCAGGAATTTTGATGAAGTTCCTGAAATAGAATGCTCGGCTGGTCAGATTAACCAAGTGTTGATGAACCTGATGGTGAATGCCATTCAGTCTATAAAGGAGGAGGGGAGTTTGTTTATTTCAACCAACAAACAAGGAGCAAACGTAGTGATAAAAATAAAGGATACAGGTGTGGGGATACCTGCCGAAAACCTCAAGCATATATTCGATCCATTTTTTACCACCAAAGATGTAGGTGAGGGGACGGGGCTTGGGTTGTCAATAGTGAAGGGTATAGTAGAAGAACATGGAGGTTCTATAGAGGTAGAGAGTGTAGTAGGGGAAGGAACAACTTTTGAAGTTTCTTTGCCCATAAGTAGAATGTAATAAAAGAAAAAAGCCAAGCTATTAGTATTAGCCTGGCTTTCTGATCCTCTGTCTAAGAGGAAAAATTTACTCTTCTTTCTTAATTGCTTTCAACCTAACCGTAACGGCATTTTTGTGTCCCATTAGTTCTTCGGCGGCAGCCATAGTTTCTACGGTATCGCCTAGCTGTTTCATCCCTGTTTTGGAGATGTGTTGGAAGGTGATTTTCTTCACGTAGCTATCGAGCGATACTCCGCTGAAAGCCTTAGCATAACCATTGGTCGGTAGGGTATGGTTCGTTCCTGAAGCATAGTCCCCAACCGATTCAGGAGTATAATGTCCCAAAAATACCGACCCTGCATTGGTGATCCGCTCGCCAACTTCCTCAGCAAAATCGAGGGAAATGATGAGGTGCTCTGGAGCATAGGCATTGATGATTTCAACGGTTTCATCAAGCGACTTTGCCACAATAATCTTGCTGTTTTCCAAAGCTTTAGAAGCAAACTCTTTCCGAGGCAAATAGTTCAGTTGACTTCTTACCGCTTTTAGGACAGGTTCTACAATAGCCTCGCTGTCTGTTACCAAAAGCACTTGGCTATCAATACCGTGTTCTGCTTGGGAAAGCAAATCGGCTGCAATGAACTCGGGGTTAGCCTGCTTATCGGCAATAATGGCTACTTCCGAAGGACCAGCGGGCATGTCTATAGCAATCCCATGTTTAGTGACTAGCTGCTTGGCTGCGGTTACATATTGGTTGCCAGGGCCAAATATTTTATACACCGAAGGAATGCTTTCCGTGCCGTATGCCATGGCTGCAACAGCTTGTGCACCGCCTACTTTAAATACTTTGGTGATTCCTACCAAATGTGCCGAATACAAAATAGCAGAGTGGATTTTACCATTCTTACCGGGAGGGGTGCAGAGCACTATTTCTTTGCAACCGGCAATTTTTGCAGGGATGCCGAGCATAAGTACAGATGAAAACAGTGGCGCAGTTCCGCCAGGGATGTACAGCCCAACTTTGTCAATCCCCACACTTTTTCTCCAGCAAAGAACTCCAGGCATGGTCTCTACCTTTTTTACCAATTCCTTTTGTATCAAGTGGAATTTTTCAATGTTGTTTTTTGCCCTTTTTATGGCGGCTATTAGTTCGTTGTCGAGTTGCATTTCTGCACGCTCCATTTCGCTTTTACTTACCTCAAACTCTTCAATAGTTACTTTATCGAACAATTCGGAATATTTGCGGAGGGCAGCGTCACCATTTTCTTTCACATCGGAGAGTACAGGAGCGACCTTTTGTTCTATCTCTGCCAAATCCATCACGGGACGCTTGAGCAGTTCCGCCCAGTCTTTTTTATCAGGGTGTATTATCGTTTGCATATAAGTAAACTATCTTCAGATGAAACATCAAATATAAACCAGCTATACTTTATTAGAAACTTCGGCTGGCAATTATTGGTAACAAGAGTTTTTTTAACAACAGCTCTTGTTTTGTTGAATGGGCGGGCATTTGACCGATCCATAGCTGCAATACACGCAGCAGTCGCCTTCTTGAGGTTTGAGAACTGTTTTGCAGTTTTCACATTCGTAAAAAAACTGGCAGGCGTTCATAGGCATTTCCTCTTCTTTTTGGTAGCCACATTTTGGACAAGTGATGACTGATTTGGTTAGAATTTTCATGCTTACTCTTTTTACTGAGGTCAATACCTAATCCGTATTAAATATAATGCTAACTTATTTACTGAGTTCTTGGATAAAACCAGGCGTAATAGGATCTCCTTTGAAAAAGTTGCCTTTTTTTCCTTGGCTCAGTGCCCACCTATCAATCCAAGAGATACCCCAATCGCCAAACCTCGTAACTTCACTGAGGTAGGCAGGATCGGTAAGCACTTCTGTTTGCGATACAAAAGTATAGCCGTTTTTCTGATAGATTGCGGCTAGTTTACCCAAATAATCTGCATTGAGCAAGCTGGCGTGCACCAGTAAAATGTGCTGTATATTTCGCCCAAGCAAATCGTTGGAAAGCTTTTCGTAAAAGAACAGCTTTTCTTCCATGTACTTCAAATAAGCTTCGCCAATTTGTTTCATCTGCACCGAATCTCCACGCAGGTGAGCGAGCCCATAGGCTTTGGCAAACAAATAATCTTCGTTGTCGATAGTGACTGGGGCTTCTGTGTAGCCGTGTTCTGCCAGAAAGTGTTTTAGCGAGTCGGATTGCCCCTTTCGTTCCCCACTTCTGAGGTAAGGATGTCTGAAGTACTTGTATTCCAAATCGTATTTTGCAGCCAGTTCTTTGGTGATTTTTTCCCCTTTCAGCAGGTCTTTCGTAAAGGTTTCGAAGGGTACTTGGTGGTAGTTGAGGTGGGAAAAAGTGTGGTTTCCCAATTCGTACCCATTTTCTAGCCACAGTTCTAAGAGTTTTACCTGACTTGGGTCGAGCAAGTTGCCGTGATACAGCTTTTTCTCGTTTACATACCCAATTGCTGGGATTTTATATTGGTCAAAAATAGCAACGAGCTTTTGGGTGATTTCCACGTTTAGCTCCTTGTCTAAGCTACGGTAGGTAACAGTAGGAAGATCGTCTACCGTGATGCAAACCTTTTTTTCTTGAGAAAATGCATTAAGGCTAATAAGGGTAACAAAAGCTATGATTATAGTTTTCATCTTCTTGGTTAGGTTACTAGGATTGAAGCTTGAAGATAGTAAAAAAGGCAACCATTCGGCTGCCTTTTTGGAAGTATGATGATGAGTTCTTTACTCGTTACAAAATCATTTTTTCGATAGGAACAACCAAAATGCCTTCTGCTCCAGCTGCTTTTAGTTCTTCTATTTTGTCCCAAAAGTCATTTTCGTCAATTACCGAGTGCATAGAAACCCAGCCTTCGGTAGCTAAAGGCACTAGCGTAGGGCTGCGCATCCCTGGTAAAATGGAGATGATTTTATCTACCGCTTCGCGAGGAGTGTTGAGCAAGATGTATTTAAAGTTCTTAGCTTTTTGTACCGATTTTATTCTGAAGAGTAACTTTTGGAAAAGATCCTCTTTTTCAGGGCTAAGGGTAGGAGGGGCAATCATCACCGCCTCAGATCTGAAAATGACTTCCGCCTCTTTTAAGCCATTGGTAAACAAAGTACTTCCGCTGCTTACCAAATCACAAATTGCTTCAGCCAATCCGATACTTGGTGCAATCTCCACCGAACCGCTGATTTCATGGATATCGGTTTTGATGTTGTTCTCGCTGAGGTAGTCCTCCAAAATATTTGGATAGGAAGTAGCGATGCTTTTTCCTTCAAGGTCTTGTACGCCATTATACGTTTCAGACTTAGGTATGGCAATAGACAAGCGGCATTTTGAGAAACCAAGGCGATGTCGGATACTTACGTCTTTTTGCTTTTCGGCTACTTCGTTTTCCCCTACTATTCCTA
It encodes:
- a CDS encoding GDCCVxC domain-containing (seleno)protein, with the protein product MKILTKSVITCPKCGYQKEEEMPMNACQFFYECENCKTVLKPQEGDCCVYCSYGSVKCPPIQQNKSCC
- a CDS encoding 7TM diverse intracellular signaling domain-containing protein, with product MTVTLFRLFSTHFWICAFVGLLFLPDNALALDEHTILVEESPSMEVITEKVYFLEDTSGEMTLSDILALEEDSTFQLIGQEAFNTPATNATLWFRFTIQHTASSDIWLELGDAFSAWFLDFYSPDQDGNYNGVTYSLGSMRPKSNKKFPSSNYCVPLVNSEKAQTYYMKVQGGFPMLFVFHAGNTQALVKHTKIYDNALSVFLGAILALAIYNLFLWISTRDKLYLKYIAYLGLMVIAVPFDNGNPLSFNHFWWNYAVTWHGVLYLLITLFAVEYLELKKTTPRLFLWVWFLTLILVVLLPFVEIFSLMDKILLNYIFQSVVLVFFLSWLVVGVYSWAKGQTNARFYVLAWVALIASVFIFVLAINGFLPLNVFTKNVGYIGISAEALLFSLALGDRFNSLKKVNEQVQAENLKLVSEQNTTLERKVIERTREIQIANDELQANQEELQAQQEELQAQQEELSSQNEELLSTLEQLKIAQSQLVQSEKMASLGLLTAGLAHEINNPINFIKSGITGLQGLIEQFSYFSELYKDIKPENVKESLDKIASLKEELKFDEMMGKAMRITRHIDTGANRTAEIVKGLRSYSRSNSIEYAPYNVIDGINDNLLLLNHLLGAHIEIFRNFDEVPEIECSAGQINQVLMNLMVNAIQSIKEEGSLFISTNKQGANVVIKIKDTGVGIPAENLKHIFDPFFTTKDVGEGTGLGLSIVKGIVEEHGGSIEVESVVGEGTTFEVSLPISRM
- the hisG gene encoding ATP phosphoribosyltransferase; this encodes MEPMLRLAVQKSGRLSEGSMKLIKECGVSVSNGIGKLKATASNFPIEFLFLRDDDIPGYVADGIADIGIVGENEVAEKQKDVSIRHRLGFSKCRLSIAIPKSETYNGVQDLEGKSIATSYPNILEDYLSENNIKTDIHEISGSVEIAPSIGLAEAICDLVSSGSTLFTNGLKEAEVIFRSEAVMIAPPTLSPEKEDLFQKLLFRIKSVQKAKNFKYILLNTPREAVDKIISILPGMRSPTLVPLATEGWVSMHSVIDENDFWDKIEELKAAGAEGILVVPIEKMIL
- a CDS encoding polysaccharide deacetylase family protein, with the protein product MKTIIIAFVTLISLNAFSQEKKVCITVDDLPTVTYRSLDKELNVEITQKLVAIFDQYKIPAIGYVNEKKLYHGNLLDPSQVKLLELWLENGYELGNHTFSHLNYHQVPFETFTKDLLKGEKITKELAAKYDLEYKYFRHPYLRSGERKGQSDSLKHFLAEHGYTEAPVTIDNEDYLFAKAYGLAHLRGDSVQMKQIGEAYLKYMEEKLFFYEKLSNDLLGRNIQHILLVHASLLNADYLGKLAAIYQKNGYTFVSQTEVLTDPAYLSEVTRFGDWGISWIDRWALSQGKKGNFFKGDPITPGFIQELSK
- the hisD gene encoding histidinol dehydrogenase; amino-acid sequence: MQTIIHPDKKDWAELLKRPVMDLAEIEQKVAPVLSDVKENGDAALRKYSELFDKVTIEEFEVSKSEMERAEMQLDNELIAAIKRAKNNIEKFHLIQKELVKKVETMPGVLCWRKSVGIDKVGLYIPGGTAPLFSSVLMLGIPAKIAGCKEIVLCTPPGKNGKIHSAILYSAHLVGITKVFKVGGAQAVAAMAYGTESIPSVYKIFGPGNQYVTAAKQLVTKHGIAIDMPAGPSEVAIIADKQANPEFIAADLLSQAEHGIDSQVLLVTDSEAIVEPVLKAVRSQLNYLPRKEFASKALENSKIIVAKSLDETVEIINAYAPEHLIISLDFAEEVGERITNAGSVFLGHYTPESVGDYASGTNHTLPTNGYAKAFSGVSLDSYVKKITFQHISKTGMKQLGDTVETMAAAEELMGHKNAVTVRLKAIKKEE